From the Sphingomonas mesophila genome, one window contains:
- the uvrA gene encoding excinuclease ABC subunit UvrA — MLTHISVRGAREHNLKGIDVEIPRESLTVITGLSGSGKSSLAFDTIYAEGQRRYVESLSAYARQFLEMMQKPDVEHIDGLSPAISIEQKTTSRNPRSTVATVTEIYDYMRLLWARVGVPYSPATGLPIEAQQVSQMVDRTMALPEGSRHYLLAPVVRGRKGEYRKELAEWQKAGFTRVRIDGEFYAIEEAPALDKKYKHDIEIVVDRVVIRDGIEARLADSFETALKLADGLAYLDPADPPPTPSREREGKSRDSGEGVGPDSGFKLDYGAAGRIVFSQKFACPVSGFTIAEIEPRLFSFNAPQGACPACDGLGEKMLFDEDLVVPNHDLTIAKGAVVPWAKSNPPSPYYMQVLGSLARAYGFALDTKWKDLPEEARQVILRGTRGKPVTLRFVDGRKSYEVKKAFEGVLGNLERRMLSTESAWMREELQKYQASHACEVCHGARLRPEPLSVKIAGEDISRSARRSVADALAWFSTLEAKLGPQQREIARAILKEINERLGFLHNVGLDYLNLDRTSGTLSGGESQRIRLASQIGSGLSGVLYVLDEPSIGLHQKDNDRLLETLQRLKSLGNTVLVVEHDEDAIRTADHVIDMGPGAGVHGGEVVCAGTLDDLLACETSLTADYLAGRRSIPIPARRRKGNGKKLTVHGATENNLRNVTASIPLGTFTCITGVSGSGKSSFTIDTLYAAAARQLNGARILAGKHDKVTGLEHLDKVIDIDQSPIGRTPRSNPATYTGAFTNIRDWFAGLPESLARGYKPGRFSFNVKGGRCEACQGDGMLKIEMHFLPDVYVTCDMCHGQRYNRETLEVKFKGKSIADVLDMTVEDAVEFFKAVPGIRDRMAMLAEVGLGYIKVGQQATTLSGGEAQRVKLSKELSRRATGQTLYILDEPTTGLHFEDVRKLLEVLHALVEQGNTVVVIEHNLDVIKTADWVLDLGPGGGVNGGEIVAQGTPEAVAAEERSFTGHYLRETLARSPAQATATAGLAAKPRRASRAKRSAEVEQPELSGAK; from the coding sequence ATGCTGACCCACATCTCCGTCCGCGGTGCGCGCGAGCACAACCTCAAGGGCATCGACGTCGAGATCCCGCGCGAAAGCCTGACGGTGATCACCGGCCTCAGCGGCAGCGGCAAGTCGAGCCTGGCGTTCGACACCATCTATGCGGAAGGGCAGCGGCGCTATGTCGAGTCCTTAAGCGCCTATGCGCGCCAGTTCCTCGAGATGATGCAGAAGCCCGACGTCGAGCATATCGACGGCCTGTCGCCGGCGATCTCGATCGAGCAGAAGACCACCAGCCGCAACCCGCGCTCGACCGTCGCGACGGTGACCGAGATCTACGATTACATGCGCCTGCTGTGGGCGCGCGTCGGCGTGCCCTATTCCCCCGCCACCGGCCTTCCGATTGAGGCGCAGCAGGTGAGCCAGATGGTCGACCGGACGATGGCCCTGCCCGAGGGCTCGCGCCATTACCTTCTCGCGCCGGTCGTGCGCGGCCGCAAGGGCGAGTATCGCAAGGAGCTGGCCGAGTGGCAGAAGGCCGGCTTCACCCGGGTCCGCATCGACGGCGAGTTCTACGCGATCGAGGAAGCGCCCGCGCTCGACAAGAAGTACAAGCACGACATCGAGATCGTCGTCGACCGGGTCGTCATCCGGGACGGAATCGAGGCGCGTCTCGCCGACAGCTTCGAAACCGCGCTCAAGCTCGCCGACGGCCTGGCCTATCTCGATCCGGCGGACCCACCCCCAACCCCCTCCCGCGAGCGGGAGGGGAAGAGCCGCGACAGCGGCGAAGGGGTGGGCCCGGACTCCGGCTTCAAGCTCGATTACGGCGCCGCCGGCCGCATCGTCTTCTCGCAGAAATTCGCCTGCCCGGTGTCCGGCTTCACCATCGCCGAGATCGAGCCGCGGCTGTTCAGCTTCAACGCCCCGCAGGGCGCCTGCCCGGCGTGCGACGGGCTCGGCGAGAAGATGCTGTTCGACGAGGATCTCGTCGTCCCCAATCACGACCTCACGATCGCCAAGGGCGCGGTCGTGCCGTGGGCCAAGTCCAACCCGCCCTCGCCTTACTACATGCAGGTGCTCGGCAGCCTCGCCCGCGCCTACGGCTTCGCGCTCGACACCAAGTGGAAGGACCTGCCCGAGGAAGCCCGCCAGGTGATCCTGCGCGGCACCCGCGGCAAGCCGGTCACCCTGCGCTTCGTCGACGGGCGCAAGAGCTATGAGGTGAAGAAGGCGTTCGAGGGCGTGCTCGGCAATCTCGAGCGGCGCATGCTGTCGACCGAAAGCGCGTGGATGCGCGAGGAATTGCAGAAATATCAGGCCAGCCACGCCTGCGAGGTGTGCCACGGCGCCCGCCTCCGCCCGGAGCCGCTCTCGGTCAAGATCGCCGGCGAGGACATCTCCCGGTCCGCACGCCGCTCGGTCGCCGACGCGCTCGCCTGGTTCTCGACGCTCGAGGCCAAGCTCGGCCCCCAGCAGCGCGAGATCGCCCGCGCCATCCTCAAGGAAATCAACGAGCGTCTCGGCTTCCTCCACAATGTCGGGCTCGACTATCTCAACCTCGACCGCACCAGCGGCACGCTGTCGGGCGGCGAAAGCCAGCGAATCCGCCTCGCGTCGCAGATCGGCAGCGGCCTCAGCGGCGTACTCTACGTCCTCGACGAGCCGTCGATCGGCCTCCACCAGAAGGACAACGACCGGCTGCTCGAGACCCTCCAGCGGTTGAAATCGCTTGGCAATACCGTGCTCGTCGTCGAGCATGACGAGGACGCCATCCGCACCGCCGACCATGTCATCGACATGGGCCCGGGCGCCGGCGTTCACGGCGGCGAGGTGGTGTGCGCCGGAACGCTCGACGATCTGCTCGCCTGCGAGACCAGCCTCACCGCCGACTACCTTGCCGGCCGCCGCTCGATCCCGATCCCGGCCAGGCGCCGCAAGGGCAATGGCAAGAAGCTGACCGTCCACGGCGCGACCGAGAACAATCTGCGCAACGTCACCGCCTCCATCCCGCTCGGCACCTTCACCTGCATCACCGGCGTCTCCGGCTCGGGCAAGTCGAGCTTCACCATCGACACGCTCTACGCCGCCGCCGCGCGCCAGCTCAACGGCGCGCGCATCCTCGCCGGCAAGCACGACAAGGTCACCGGGCTCGAGCATCTCGACAAGGTCATCGACATCGACCAGTCGCCGATCGGCCGGACCCCGCGCTCCAACCCCGCGACCTACACCGGCGCCTTCACCAACATCCGCGACTGGTTCGCCGGGCTCCCTGAGTCGCTCGCGCGGGGATATAAACCCGGCCGCTTCAGCTTTAACGTCAAGGGCGGGCGCTGCGAGGCGTGCCAGGGCGACGGCATGCTCAAGATCGAGATGCACTTCCTGCCCGACGTCTACGTCACCTGCGACATGTGCCACGGCCAGCGCTACAATCGCGAAACGCTCGAGGTGAAGTTCAAGGGCAAGAGCATCGCCGACGTGCTCGACATGACGGTCGAGGACGCGGTGGAATTCTTCAAGGCGGTCCCCGGCATCCGCGACCGGATGGCAATGCTCGCCGAGGTCGGGCTGGGCTACATTAAGGTCGGCCAGCAGGCGACGACGCTGAGCGGCGGCGAGGCGCAGCGGGTCAAACTGTCGAAGGAGCTCTCGCGCCGAGCGACCGGCCAGACCCTCTACATCCTCGACGAACCCACCACGGGCCTCCACTTCGAAGACGTCCGCAAACTCCTCGAAGTCCTCCATGCGCTGGTCGAGCAGGGTAACACCGTCGTCGTGATCGAACACAACCTCGACGTCATTAAGACCGCTGACTGGGTGCTGGATTTGGGACCGGGGGGCGGCGTGAATGGCGGGGAGATTGTGGCGCAGGGAACGCCGGAAGCGGTCGCGGCGGAGGAGCGCAGTTTCACCGGCCACTATCTGCGCGAAACGCTGGCTCGTTCTCCTGCGCAGGCGACTGCGACAGCTGGCCTTGCGGCCAAGCCGCGCCGCGCGTCTCGGGCCAAGAGAAGCGCAGAGGTCGAACAACCGGAACTTAGCGGAGCGAAGTGA
- a CDS encoding alpha/beta hydrolase encodes MLIAAWVALLSAAPANAATRSGKLETPPPATAPAAPETRSGVLTLAGGAYAYLPKGLDGSPRPLLVVLAGARDSASDLLAAYRTHADRHRFLLLIPTGQLPGSWDMIEDLKSRLGAEFNVQPRYGRDLANIDRALADVFARAAVDPKRIGVIGFSNGATYALSIGTANPQLFGTVIALSPGPAYPTRFDKAQRVFVSHGEKDGVLPFDNARAIVARMRGRGMTVEFERFDGNHEVPRALFEKAIAFFVAGEPAAP; translated from the coding sequence ATGCTCATCGCTGCCTGGGTTGCGCTATTGTCGGCCGCGCCCGCCAACGCCGCGACCCGCTCGGGCAAGCTTGAGACCCCGCCGCCCGCCACCGCGCCCGCCGCTCCCGAAACCCGCAGCGGCGTGCTCACCCTCGCCGGCGGCGCTTACGCCTATCTCCCCAAGGGCCTCGACGGTTCGCCGCGGCCGCTGCTGGTGGTCCTCGCCGGGGCGCGCGATAGCGCGTCGGACCTGCTCGCCGCCTACCGCACGCATGCCGACCGCCACCGCTTCCTGCTGCTGATCCCGACCGGCCAATTGCCCGGCAGCTGGGACATGATCGAGGATCTGAAGTCGCGCCTCGGCGCCGAGTTCAACGTCCAGCCGCGCTACGGCCGCGATCTCGCCAACATCGACCGCGCGCTGGCCGATGTGTTCGCCCGGGCCGCGGTCGATCCGAAGCGCATCGGCGTCATCGGCTTCTCCAACGGCGCGACCTACGCGCTCAGCATCGGCACCGCCAACCCGCAGCTGTTCGGCACGGTCATCGCCTTGTCGCCCGGCCCGGCATACCCGACCCGCTTCGACAAAGCGCAGCGGGTGTTCGTCAGCCACGGCGAGAAGGACGGCGTGCTGCCGTTCGACAACGCGCGCGCGATCGTCGCGCGGATGCGCGGCCGCGGCATGACGGTGGAGTTCGAGCGCTTCGACGGTAATCACGAGGTGCCGCGCGCGCTGTTCGAGAAAGCGATCGCCTTCTTCGTCGCCGGGGAACCGGCCGCGCCCTAG
- a CDS encoding OmpA family protein has protein sequence MLLAALLLQTAAPEGTSLVFFDWGKSELSRDATATLDALAAGGGPLLITGHSDRSGPAVHNRRASLERARLVAEYLAGKGIARSAMTVTGAGEEQPLIATADGVREVQNRRVEIRRR, from the coding sequence ATGCTGCTTGCCGCGCTCCTCCTGCAGACCGCCGCGCCCGAGGGCACGTCTCTGGTGTTCTTCGACTGGGGTAAGAGCGAATTGTCGCGTGATGCCACGGCGACGCTCGACGCGCTGGCGGCAGGCGGCGGCCCACTCCTCATCACCGGCCACAGCGACCGTTCCGGCCCCGCGGTCCACAATCGCCGCGCCTCGCTCGAGCGCGCCCGGCTGGTCGCCGAGTATCTTGCTGGCAAGGGGATTGCGCGCTCGGCGATGACGGTGACCGGCGCGGGCGAGGAGCAGCCGCTGATCGCCACCGCCGACGGTGTGCGCGAAGTGCAGAACCGGCGGGTCGAGATCCGCCGCCGCTAG
- a CDS encoding DUF2793 domain-containing protein, which yields MSTSTRLQLPFLAPGQLQKEFTHNEALARLDLAVAAAVLEVGRNAPPASPAPGDCYVLGSAPTGAWAGQARALAGFTEGGWRFVAAVAGMQVLDRSQIARRAMTGRRGASATCAARS from the coding sequence ATGAGCACTTCCACACGCCTGCAACTGCCGTTCCTGGCGCCCGGCCAGCTGCAGAAGGAATTCACCCACAACGAGGCGCTGGCGCGGCTCGACCTGGCGGTCGCGGCGGCGGTGCTCGAGGTCGGCCGCAACGCGCCGCCGGCGAGCCCCGCGCCGGGCGATTGCTATGTGCTCGGGAGCGCGCCAACCGGCGCCTGGGCGGGGCAGGCGCGGGCGCTGGCCGGCTTCACCGAGGGCGGCTGGCGGTTCGTCGCGGCGGTGGCGGGGATGCAGGTGCTGGACCGCTCGCAAATTGCCCGGCGAGCTATGACGGGACGGCGTGGAGCGTCGGCGACGTGCGCGGCAAGAAGCTGA
- a CDS encoding phage portal protein, which translates to MFNWFGRKSVPVDGAHLPPWLRQPRDEGFARGYAEQVREVYRTNPVGLRCVRLIAGAVGGLTIFSNDDAVAALVSGALRERLAAALLLHGNAYVQLIADDQDRPRELVDLRPDRCSVAGDARGQPCAIVYRGGGGGRDERIALKDALYRRQAVHVRALDPADDHYGLGCLEAAIGAATVHNRASRWNKALLDNAARPSGALSYSSDDRSEMTGAQFERLKRELEEQFQGAMNAGRPLLLEGGLKWQAISLTPAEMDFVALKESAARDIALAFGVPPVLVGLPGDATYANAREAGRALYRQTVLPLAGQILDALSGMLGYRVGRAERADGLRQLRELELVEVSLVAQPMQKLARVHRVEGAVTARDKAG; encoded by the coding sequence ATGTTCAACTGGTTCGGGCGCAAGAGCGTGCCGGTCGATGGCGCGCATCTGCCGCCGTGGCTGAGGCAGCCGCGCGACGAGGGGTTTGCGCGCGGTTATGCCGAGCAGGTGCGCGAGGTCTATCGCACCAATCCGGTCGGGCTGCGCTGCGTGCGGCTGATCGCCGGGGCAGTCGGCGGACTGACAATTTTCAGCAACGACGATGCCGTCGCGGCGCTGGTCAGCGGGGCGCTTCGCGAACGGCTGGCGGCGGCGCTGCTGCTGCACGGCAATGCGTATGTGCAGCTGATCGCCGACGACCAGGACCGGCCGCGCGAGCTGGTCGATCTGCGGCCCGACCGCTGCTCGGTCGCCGGCGATGCGCGCGGCCAGCCGTGCGCGATCGTCTATCGCGGCGGCGGCGGCGGGCGGGACGAGCGGATCGCATTGAAGGACGCGCTCTACCGGCGCCAGGCGGTGCATGTCCGGGCGCTCGACCCGGCCGACGACCATTATGGGCTGGGCTGCCTCGAGGCGGCGATCGGCGCGGCGACGGTGCACAACCGCGCCAGCCGGTGGAACAAGGCGCTGCTCGACAATGCGGCGCGGCCGTCGGGGGCGCTGAGCTATAGCAGCGACGACCGCAGCGAGATGACCGGCGCGCAATTCGAGCGGCTGAAGCGCGAGCTCGAGGAGCAGTTCCAGGGCGCGATGAACGCGGGGCGGCCGCTGCTGCTCGAGGGCGGGCTCAAGTGGCAGGCGATCTCGCTCACCCCGGCGGAGATGGACTTCGTCGCGCTGAAGGAAAGCGCGGCGCGCGACATCGCGCTGGCCTTCGGGGTGCCGCCGGTGCTGGTCGGGCTGCCGGGCGATGCAACCTACGCCAATGCACGCGAGGCCGGGCGGGCGCTGTACCGCCAGACGGTGCTGCCGCTGGCGGGGCAGATATTGGACGCGCTGTCGGGGATGCTCGGCTATCGCGTCGGGCGAGCGGAGCGGGCGGACGGACTGCGCCAGTTGCGGGAGCTCGAGCTGGTCGAGGTGAGTTTGGTCGCGCAGCCGATGCAGAAGCTGGCGCGGGTGCACCGGGTTGAAGGGGCGGTGACGGCGCGTGATAAAGCGGGATGA
- a CDS encoding terminase large subunit domain-containing protein, which translates to MRADIPVEWVQRLAALGAAEQADFVARMDPGDLLHWDAMFECWSANGQIAPSGAGWRVWLLMAGRGFGKTRAGAEWIHTLAGSGTRRIALVGATIDDARRVMVEGPSGLLAVARRRRVKVKWEPSLGRLTWPQGSQAQLFSGDSPDGLRGPAHDFAWCDELAKWRKPDETWMNLDFGLRGGTRARALVTTTPRPMALLDRLRADPETVETGGRTGDNASLPERFVAAMVRTYGNSRIGRQEIDGELMSEAEGSLFPRALIERARCAAAADYDRVVVAIDPPASERGDKCGIVVAGRAGKFVDVLADASLPACGPDRWARVAVAAAEQWGASHIVAEANQGGAMVKSVLATAGAEVRVRLVYASSGKVARAEPVAMAMETGRARLAGVFPELEAELAGLQIGGRYDGPSRSPDRADAMVWAVSELMDARSGVPRVRAL; encoded by the coding sequence TTGAGGGCGGACATTCCGGTCGAATGGGTCCAGCGGCTGGCGGCGCTGGGCGCGGCCGAGCAGGCCGACTTCGTGGCGCGGATGGACCCGGGCGACCTGCTGCATTGGGACGCGATGTTCGAATGCTGGTCGGCGAACGGCCAGATCGCGCCGTCGGGCGCGGGCTGGCGGGTGTGGCTGCTGATGGCCGGGCGCGGCTTCGGCAAGACCCGCGCCGGGGCGGAGTGGATTCATACGCTGGCCGGCAGCGGGACCCGCAGGATCGCGCTGGTCGGAGCGACGATCGACGATGCGCGCCGCGTGATGGTCGAGGGGCCGAGCGGGCTGCTGGCGGTGGCGCGGCGGCGGCGGGTCAAGGTGAAATGGGAGCCGAGCCTGGGGCGGCTGACCTGGCCGCAGGGCAGCCAGGCGCAATTATTCTCGGGCGACAGTCCCGACGGGCTGCGCGGGCCGGCGCACGATTTCGCGTGGTGCGACGAGCTCGCCAAATGGCGCAAGCCGGACGAGACGTGGATGAACCTCGACTTCGGGCTTCGCGGCGGGACCCGGGCGCGCGCGCTGGTGACGACGACTCCGCGGCCGATGGCGCTGCTCGACCGGCTTCGCGCCGACCCCGAGACGGTCGAGACCGGCGGACGCACCGGCGACAATGCCAGCCTGCCCGAGCGGTTCGTCGCGGCGATGGTGCGGACCTATGGCAACAGTCGGATCGGGCGCCAGGAAATCGACGGCGAATTGATGAGCGAGGCGGAAGGCAGCCTGTTCCCGCGCGCGTTGATCGAGCGGGCGCGCTGCGCCGCGGCGGCGGACTATGACCGGGTGGTGGTGGCGATCGACCCGCCGGCGTCCGAGCGCGGCGACAAGTGCGGGATCGTGGTCGCCGGGCGGGCCGGGAAGTTCGTCGACGTGCTGGCCGATGCGAGCCTACCGGCGTGCGGGCCGGACCGCTGGGCGCGGGTCGCGGTGGCGGCGGCGGAGCAATGGGGCGCGAGCCATATCGTTGCCGAGGCCAACCAGGGCGGGGCAATGGTCAAATCGGTGCTCGCCACGGCCGGTGCCGAAGTGCGGGTGCGGCTGGTCTATGCGTCGAGCGGCAAGGTCGCGCGGGCCGAGCCGGTGGCGATGGCGATGGAGACCGGCCGGGCGCGGCTGGCGGGCGTGTTCCCGGAGCTCGAGGCGGAGCTGGCGGGGCTCCAGATCGGCGGTCGCTACGACGGGCCGAGCCGTTCGCCCGACCGCGCCGACGCGATGGTGTGGGCGGTCAGCGAGTTGATGGATGCGCGGAGCGGGGTGCCGCGGGTGCGGGCGCTGTAG